From Drosophila nasuta strain 15112-1781.00 chromosome X, ASM2355853v1, whole genome shotgun sequence, one genomic window encodes:
- the LOC132795902 gene encoding structural maintenance of chromosomes protein 3, with the protein MHIKQIIIQGFKSYKDQTVVEPFDKRHNVVVGRNGSGKSNFFYAIQFVLSDEFTHLRPEQRQALLHEGTGARVISAYVEIIFDNSDNRVPIDKEEIYLRRVIGAKKDQYFLNKKVVPRNEVVNLLESAGFSSSNPYYIVKQGKINQMATAADSYRLKLLREVAGTRVYDERKEESLNLLRETDGKLEKISEYLKTIEDRLQTLEEEKEELKEYQKWDKTRRTLEYIRYETELKDTRRALEELLLQRKSSSDKKKNYNIEIQKAQEKIKEVQKNLKEAKKKVQSTKEERSVLMTEQQQLLREKTKLDLTIVDLNDEVQGDNKSKERADQELKNLKVTIAERENELDDVKPKYESMKRKEEDCSRELQLKEQKRKELYAKQGRGSQFSSREDRDKWIHNELKSISKQTKDKINHHAKLVEDLKKDATSEKDLGTKIEEHSSELEQLRLQIDEHNKKYYELKKTKDQHQSMRNELWRKETQMTQQLQTQKEELSRADQALRSMAGKPILNGCDSVRKVLDSFVERGGQSAAIARAYYGPVIENFSCDKTIYTAVEVTAANRLFHHIVESEYEGTQILKEMNKLKLPGEVTFMPLNRLQVKIHDYPDDPDSIPMISKLKYDEQHDKALRYIFGKTLICRNLERATELAKSTGLDCVTLEGDQVSSKGSLTGGYFNTSRSRLEMQKKRTEYTQQISEFEKKLSKLRNELKSTENNINSIVSEMQKTETKQGKSKDVFEKVQGEIRLMKEELVRIEKYRAPKERSLAQCKASLEAMTSTKSSLEAELKQELMSTLSVQDQREIDQLNDDIRRLNQENKEAFTQRMQLEVRKNKLDNLLINNLFRRRDELIQALQEISVEDRKRKLNNCKTELVSTEKRIKKVNADLEEIEKRVNEAVQLQKELQAELETHVRKEKEAEENINKDSKQLEKWTTKENMLNQKIDECTEKIASLGALPQVDAAYSRISLKNIFKELEKANQHLKKYNHVNKKALDQFLSFSEQKEKLYRRKEELDIGDQKIHMLIQSLEMQKVEAIQFTFRQVAQNFTKVFKKLVPQGAGYLILKTKDNEGEEMEKEVANSDAFTGIGIRVSFTGVDAEMREMNQLSGGQKSLVALALIFSIQKCDPAPFYLFDEIDQALDAMHRKAVADMIHELSDTAQFITTTFRPELLENAHKFYGVRFRNKVSHIDCVTREQAKDFVEDDNTHA; encoded by the exons ATGCACATTAAGCAG ATTATTATACAAGGCTTTAAAAGTTACAAGGACCAGACGGTGGTGGAGCCATTCGATAAGCGTCACAACGTCGTCGTTGGACGCAATGGTTCAGGCAAAAGTAATTTCTTCTATG CTATACAATTTGTGCTAAGCGATGAGTTTACGCATCTGCGTCCAGAGCAGCGTCAAGCGCTGCTCCACGAGGGAACTGGAGCTCGCGTCATTTCGGCGTATGTTGAGATCATCTTTGACAATTCGGACAATCGTGTGCCA ATTGACAAGGAAGAGATTTACTTGCGACGCGTTATTGGCGCCAAAAAGGATCAGTATTTTCTAAACAAGAAGGTTGTGCCACGCAATGAGGTGGTCAATCTGCTTGAATCGGCCGGCTTTTCCAGCTCCAATCCCTACTACATTGTCAAGCAGGgcaaaatcaatcaaatggCCACAGCAGCCGATTCATATCGCCTCAAATTGTTGCGCGAGGTCGCCGGAACGCGTGTCTATGATGAACGCAAAGAGGAATCGTTGAATTTGCTGCGCGAAACCGACGGAAAGCTGGAGAAGATCAGTGAGTATTTGAAAACAATCGAGGATCGACTGCAAACGCTCGAGGAGGAAAAGGAAGAGCTTAAGGAGTATCAAAAATGGGATAAAACACGACGTACCCTTGAATATATACGCTACGAGACGGAACTAAAGGATACGCGACGAGCACTCGaggagttgctgctgcaacgcAAATCGTCGTCggacaagaagaagaactaCAACATTGAGATACAGAAAGCACAGGAGAAGATCAAGGAGGTGCAAAAGAACCTGAAAGAGGCCAAGAAAAAGGTGCAGAGCACCAAGGAGGAGCGCTCAGTGCTGATGACcgaacagcaacagttgttgcGCGAAAAGACCAAACTGGATTTAACCATTGTCGATCTGAACGATGAGGTGCAAGGCGACAACAAGTCCAAGGAACGCGCCGATCAGGAGCTCAAGAATCTCAAGGTGACAATTGCGGAGCGCGAAAACGAGCTGGACGATGTAAAGCCCAAATACGAGTCGATGAAGCGCAAGGAGGAGGATTGCTCACGTGAACTGCAGCTGAAGGAGCAGAAGCGCAAAGAGCTCTATGCAAAACAAGGACGCGGCTCGCAGTTCTCGTCACGCGAAGATCGCGACAAATGGATACACAATGAGCTGAAATCGATTAGCAAGCAGACAAAGGACAAGATCAATCACCATGCCAAACTCGTTGAGGATTTGAAGAAAGATGCCACAAGCGAAAAAGATTTGGGCACCAAAATCGAAGAGCATTCCTCCGAATTGGAACAGTTGCGTCTGCAAATCGATgagcacaacaaaaagtaCTATGAGCTGAAGAAGACCAAGGATCAGCATCAATCCATGCGCAACGAATTGTGGCGCAAAGAGACACAAATGacacagcagctgcaaacCCAAAAGGAGGAGCTCTCCCGGGCGGATCAAGCGTTGCGGAGCATGGCAGGCAAACCGATCTTAAACGGCTGCGATTCGGTGCGCAAAGTGCTCGATAGTTTTGTGGAACGTGGCGGTCAATCGGCGGCCATAGCGAGAGCGTATTATGGCCCGGTGATTGAGAACTTTAGCTGCGACAAAACCATCTACACAGCGGTCGAGGTGACGGCAGCGAATCGTCTATTCCATCACATTGTGGAGTCGGAGTATGAAGGCACACAAATTCTGAAGGAGATGAACAAACTGAAGCTGCCGGGTGAGGTGACATTCATGCCCCTGAATCGTCTGCAGGTGAAGATACACGATTATCCCGACGATCCCGATTCGATACCCATGATATCGAAGCTCAAGTACGACGAACAGCATGACAAGGCGTTGCGCTACATCTTTGGCAAGACGCTCATCTGTCGTAATCTCGAGCGTGCCACCGAGCTGGCCAAGAGCACTGGACTCGATTGTGTGACGCTGGAAGGCGATCAGGTGTCGTCGAAGGGTTCGCTCACCGGTGGCTACTTCAATACGTCTCGCTCGCGCCTGGAGATGCAAAAGAAACGCACCGAGTACACGCAGCAGATCAGTGAATTCGAGAAGAAACTGAGCAAACTGCGCAATGAGCTCAAATCCACCGAGAACAACATCAATTCCATTGTGTCGGAGATGCAAAAAACCGAAACGAAACAGGGCAAATCGAAAGATGTCTTTGAAAAGGTGCAGGGCGAAATACGTCTAATGAAGGAGGAGCTGGTGCGCATCGAAAAGTATCGGGCGCCCAAGGAGCGTTCTCTGGCCCAGTGCAAGGCATCGCTGGAGGCGATGACCAGCACCAAATCGAGCCTTGAAGCAGAGCTCAAGCAGGAGCTGATGTCAACGCTGTCGGTGCAGGATCAACGTGAAATCGATCAGCTCAACGATGATATACGACGGCTGAATCAGGAGAACAAGGAGGCGTTCACACAGCGCATGCAGCTGGAGGTGCGCAAGAATAAGCTGGACAATCTGCTGATTAACAATCTGTTTCGGCGACGCGACGAGCTCATTCAGGCACTGCAAGAGATTAGCGTAGAGGATCGCAAGCGTAAGctcaacaattgcaaaaccgAACTGGTGTCCACCGAGAAACGCATTAAGAAGGTGAATGCAGATCTCGAGGAGATTGAGAAGCGTGTCAACGAGGCGGTGCAGCTACAGAAGGAACTGCAAGCGGAGCTGGAGACTCATGTGCGCAAGGAGAAGGAGGCCGAGGAGAACATTAACAAGGACAGCAAACAGTTGGAGAAATGGACGACCAAAGAGAATATGCTCAATCAAAAGATCGACGAGTGCACCGAGAAGATTGCCAGCTTGGGTGCGTTGCCCCAGGTGGATGCCGCGTACAGTCGCATCTCGCTGAAGAACATCTTCAAGGAACTGGAGAAGGCTAATCAGCATCTGAAGAAGTACAATCATGTGAACAAAAAGGCGCTCGATCAATTCCTTAGCTTCTCCGAGCAAAAGGAGAAACTTTATCGTCGCAAAGAGGAGCTCGATATTGGCGATCAAAAGATCCATATGCTCATCCAATCTCTCGAAATGCAAAAGGTCGAAGCCATACAATTTACGTTCCGTCAGGTGGCGCAAAATTTTACGAAAGTCTTTAAGAAACTGGTGCCCCAAGGCGCAGGCTATTTGATACTTAAGACCAAGGATAACGAGGGCGAAGAAATGGAAAAGGAGGTGGCCAATTCAGATGCCTTCACGGGCATCGGTATACGCGTCTCATTCACGGGAGTCGATGCGGAGATGCGTGAAATGAATCAATTGTCGGGTGGCCAAAAATCACTGGTTGCCCTCGCCCTCATCTTCTCCATACAGAAATGCGATCCAGCGCCATTCTATTTGTTCGATGAAATCGATCAG GCGCTCGATGCGATGCATCGTAAGGCGGTGGCTGATATGATCCATGAGCTGAGCGACACAGCACAGTTTATTACGACCACATTCAGGCCAGAGCTGCTGGAGAATGCGCACAAATTTTATGGCGTGCGCTTTAGGAATAAGGTCAGCCACATTGATTGTGTGACCCGCGAGCAGGCCAAGGACTTTGTCGAGGACGACAACACACACGCCTAG
- the LOC132795153 gene encoding uncharacterized protein LOC132795153 — protein sequence MASNAAGTVSSKLSLGLLNFILAVISGWALKHYSIERHALAGYGLFFAHSVLCILRYTHPNPGQVQRRICEQSLRYSPAIFITLIIGQMQSISGELEFFAGIAKWRHIVLTLYGGVLVLSGIRRCLSEKSSLGQLLGKLLRLNHTVCVLWNIYCLWRIAVLDEHWWSLGLALLVLLNHFVLWRLTLRFNISTLEVDTVGMCFSLIFAINASQELMENTAGR from the coding sequence ATGGCTTCAAATGCCGCCGGCACAGTGTCCTCGAAACTTTCGCTGGGCCTGCTGAACTTCATATTAGCCGTGATCTCGGGATGGGCCCTCAAACACTACAGCATTGAGCGGCATGCGCTCGCCGGTTATGGTTTGTTTTTTGCGCACAGCGTGCTCTGCATTCTACGCTACACGCATCCCAATCCCGGCCAGGTGCAGCGACGCATTTGCGAGCAATCCCTACGCTACTCACCGGCCATTTTCATCACTCTTATCATCGGCCAAATGCAGAGTATCAGCGGTGAATTGGAATTCTTTGCCGGCATCGCCAAGTGGCGTCACATTGTACTCACACTGTACGGCGGCGTATTGGTGCTTTCCGGCATACGGCGTTGTCTAAGCGAGAAGTCGTCATTGGGGCAGCTGCTGGGGAAACTGTTGCGCCTCAATCACACGGTTTGCGTGCTGTGGAACATCTATTGTCTGTGGCGCATTGCCGTGTTGGATGAGCACTGGTGGTCATTGGGACTGGCGCTTCTTGTGCTGCTCAATCACTTTGTACTCTGGCGGCTGACATTGCGTTTCAACATTAGCACCCTGGAGGTGGACACCGTGGGCATGTGTTTCTCCCTCATCTTTGCGATTAATGCCAGTCAAGAGTTGATGGAGAATACGGCCGGAAGATGA
- the LOC132795151 gene encoding germ cell nuclear acidic protein, translating to MADKSNAFKLFRTVDPSTVNVPIKDKFAKLTLSSNKKKQLASENIEKTNVSRQLLGELNERTHENPLLRSDSSVSSNSMKMGVEQKEPKTVQDESTQLDVSDYMEVLQLSGDGCTQRSEYVDVEQLSTQVSNLRVQPKEEVSICISSTTEEANDEEDDDNESCITISDSEAEQDKQEEKQKEQEKPSMAISEQSAAVAVPGNKLQLLEAFLRDVSFERREMERRGIVDMSSDQLLHSRIASADTESMSQDIDITRLSSCSRPLDSSRLLADNETEVNTELNESKRLADNETEVNTELNESKRLADNETEANTELNESKRLADNETEANTVCSEEQQELEDPQPSCRRLANDETEQQSVADDTIPETSSEAEQSPVRSRTASGSSVETARETERELGTPAIQVSSINISAKINIKIHIPNMESSSAESESEDDEQPPEQPEEQAEENQQQRQQKDRSILQADASEDEQFLTNAEELLNQLYGKSWQTPDVIRTLKRASGSGGKTATRAAAATKASTVDRTPLTELRRQPKSRPAAATTAKKRQPAAKCNESALGDFSIFKRALHNNQLNSTHLPAATAAAKKVAGARSARVANKQQVRTNHVHEERWRALVDTDSGTDASDDEDADATDCSVGSGDNAGHMTYLDLTKAEVQVVSSPDGSSGDKSPKFPKKLDDILRTCRATVKPKMCATPSAPSTPSTPLNVDLPPTRRQLFTPNFGYEDENAAKAIVERALDMNNLDELEIFYQPGSTVHKRVQEVKRQLGIAVKSPNAKPIFKLPTTTTPQVTPSRTPSARKPKQKQTPQVRGSGKCSFIKSLEKDVSREYADNEAYFYRENFKRNKEELTTRLYDMFNEKVFNNKLQVPIVWTKMLRNTAGRCRNKRKLNERMCVLELSVKVLTSADRLRCTLIHEMCHAATWIFNNEGGHGRTWKQWTYRAMAAFPDLPSINVCHDYDIEFKYTYRCEACDVGSKAHSRHRKVDNIRCRLCSGPIQLFINKKDKQGNVQMQPVREATGFAKFVKEQFKKHKRPDLTAAQVMRILSVEYAKQKEQHNKSATEAAGATDDLIANQVETLALDDDDDVEN from the exons ATGGCGGACAAGAGCAACGCATTCAAACTGTTTCGAACTGTTGATCCGTCCACAGTGAATGTGCCGATAAAAGACAAATTTGCTAAACTGACGCTCTCCTCaaataagaaaaaacaattggccagtgaaaatattgaaaaaaccAACGTAAGTCGCCAACTACTAGGTGAACTGAACGAACGAACACATGAGAATCCCTTGCTGCGCAGCGATTCCTCAGTATCCTCGAATAGCATGAAAATGGGAGTGGAGCAAAAGGAGCCCAAAACAGTACAGGACGAAAGCACACAACTTGATGTTTCCGATTATATGGAAGTGCTGCAGCTAAGTGGTGATGGTTGCACTCAGCGCTCCGAATACGTCGATGTGGAGCAACTCTCCACACAAGTCTCCAATTTAAGAGTACAGCCAAAAGAGGAAGTCTCCATTTGCATATCATCAACAACTGAGGAAGCAAATGACGAGGAAGATGATGACAACGAATCGTGTATTACGATATCAGATAGTGAAGCGGAGCAGGATAAGCAGGAAGAGAAGCAAAAGGAACAGGAGAAGCCCAGCATGGCCATCAGTGAGCAatcggctgctgttgccgtgcCCGGCAACAAGCTTCAGCTGCTCGAGGCGTTTCTGCGTGACGTCTCCTTCGAGCGTCGCGAGATGGAGCGCCGTGGCATTGTGGACATGTCATCGGATCAGCTGCTGCACTCGCGCATTGCCAGCGCCGACACTGAATCCATGAGCCAGGACATTGACATCACACGTTTGTCCTCTTGCTCTCGCCCGTTGGACAGCAGCAGGCTGTTGGCGGACAACGAGACCGAGGTGAATACGGAGCTGAATGAGAGCAAACGCTTGGCGGACAATGAGACCGAGGTGAATACTGAGCTGAATGAGAGCAAACGCTTGGCGGACAATGAAACCGAAGCGAATACGGAGCTGAATGAGAGCAAACGCTTGGCGGACAATGAGACCGAAGCGAATACGGTGTGCTCCGAGGAGCAGCAGGAGTTGGAGGACCCGCAACCGAGCTGCCGGCGACTGGCGAACGATGAGACCGAGCAGCAGTCGGTGGCAGACGACACCATTCCCGAGACCAGTAGCGAGGCGGAGCAGTCGCCGGTGAGATCGCGAACAGCATCCGGAAGCAGCGTGGAGACTGCGAGGGAAACGGAGCGGGAGTTGGGTACGCCAGCAATACAAGTGAGCAGCATCAACATTTCTGCCAAGATCAACATTAAGATACACATACCCAACATGGAGTCGAGCAGCGCGGAATCGGAGTCGGAAGACGATGAGCAGCCGCCGGAACAGCCAGAGGAACAGGCGGAAGAAaatcaacaacagcgacagcagaaAGATCGCTCTATTCTGCAGGCCGATGCCTCAGAGGATGAGCAATTCCTGACGAATGCCGAGGAACTGTTGAATCAACTCTATGGCAAATCCTGGCAAACTCCCGACGTCATACGCACCCTGAAACGCGCAAGTGGCAGTGGTGGCAAGACTGCAACGagagcggcagcggcaacgaaaGCATCAACTGTAGATCGCACTCCGCTGACTGAGCTGCGTCGTCAGCCCAAATCCCGTCCAGCTGCGGCCACCACAGCCAAGAAACGTCAGCCAGCTGCCAAGTGCAATGAGAGCGCCTTGGGTGACTTTAGCATCT TTAAACGCGCTTTGCATAACAACCAATTGAATTCAACGCATTTGCCGGCGGCAACGGCTGCAGCGAAGAAGGTGGCGGGAGCGCGGAGCGCTCGAGTGGCCAATAAGCAGCAGGTGCGCACAAACCATGTGCACGAGGAGCGTTGGCGGGCGCTAGTGGACACGGACAGCGGTACCGATGCCAGCGATGACGAGGATGCGGATGCCACCGATTGCAGCGTGGGCAGCGGCGATAATGCTGGCCATATGACCTATTTGGATCTGACCAAAGCGGAGGTGCAGGTGGTCAGCAGTCCCGATGGCAGCAGCGGCGACAAGT CTCCCAAGTTTCCCAAGAAACTGGATGATATTCTGCGCACTTGTCGCGCCACCGTTAAGCCCAAAATGTGTGCGACGCCATCAGCGCCATCAACGCCATCAACGCCATTAAACGTGGACTTGCCACCAACGCGTCGTCAGCTATTTACGCCCAATTTTGGCTACGAGGATGAGAACGCGGCCAAGGCGATTGTGGAGCGTGCGCTTGACATGAACAATCTGGATGAGCTGGAGATTTTCTATCAGCCCGGCAGTACAGTGCACAAGCGTGTCCAGGAGGTGAAGCGCCAATTGGGCATTGCCGTCAAGTCACCCAATGCCAAACCGATCTTTAAACTGCCGACGACCACGACGCCACAAGTGACGCCCAGTCGAACGCCGTCTGCgcgaaagccaaagcaaaagcaaacaccTCAGGTGCGTGGCAGCGGCAAATGCAGCTTCATCAAGTCCCTGGAGAAGGATGTGAGTCGTGAGTACGCGGACAATGAGGCGTACTTCTATCGCGAGAACTTTAAGCGCAACAAGGAAGAACTGACGACGCGTCTCTATGACATGTTCAATGAGAAGGTGTTCAACAACAAGCTGCAGGTGCCCATCGTTTGGACAAAGATGCTGCGCAACACAGCGGGCAGATGCCGCAACAAGCGCAA ACTCAACGAACGCATGTGCGTACTGGAGCTGAGCGTTAAGGTGTTGACAAGTGCGGATCGCTTGCGCTGCACACTGATCCATGAGATGTGCCATGCAGCGACCTGGATCTTTAACAATGAGGGCGGACATGGACGCACCTGGAAGCAGTGGACATACCGCGCCATGGCTGCGTTTCCCGATCTGCCATCCATCAATGTGTGTCACGACTATGATATTGAATTCAAGTACACTTATCGATGCGAAGCCTGCGACGTGGG TTCCAAGGCTCATTCGCGGCATCGCAAGGTGGACAACATACGCTGTCGCCTATGCTCGGGCCCAATTCAATTGTTCATTAACAAGAAGGATAAGCAGGGCAATGTGCAAATGCAGCCGGTGCGCGAGGCGACGGGATTCGCCAAGTTCGTGAAGGAGCAGTTTAAAAAGCACAAGCGACCAGATCTCACAGCGGCCCAAGTGATGCGCATACTGAGCGTGGAGTATGCCAAGCAAAAGGAACAACACAACAAGTCCGCAACAGAAGCTGCGGGGGCAACAGATGACTTAATTGCCAATCAAGTGGAAACTTTAGCATtagacgatgatgatgatgtcgaAAATTAA
- the LOC132795152 gene encoding coatomer subunit delta, producing the protein MVLVAAAVCTKNGKVILSRQFVEMTKARIEGLLAAFPKLMTAGKQHTYVETDSVRYVYQPMEKLYMLLITTKASNILEDLETLRLFSKVIPEYSHSLDEKEIVENAFNLIFAFDEIVALGYRESVNLAQIKTFVEMDSHEEKVYQAVRQTQEREARQKMREKAKELQRIRMESIKRGGPSSGGLGGRSGGFSSDSFGSSGVSSVSSGGGGGGNVGAPSIEMDNKPLASKTAQKPVSRNALKLGGKSKDVDSFVDQLKSEGEKIASLAPAAAAGGAGAAASASAAAKAKISADIHTESVHLKMEDKLVVRLGRDGGVQQFELTGLLTLRITDENLGRIKVKLANNDTQGIQMQTHPNVDKELFKTRAMIGLKNPAKPFPLNTDVGVLKWRFITQDESAIPLTINCWPSDNGEGGCDVNIEYELEAQHLELQDVAIVIPLPLNVQPSVAEYDGTYNYDSRKHVLQWHIPVIDAANKSGSMEFSCSASIPGDFFPLQVSFVSKTPYAAISAQDVVQVDNDTSVKYSSETILFVEKYEIV; encoded by the exons ATG GTACTCGTTGCTGCGGCAGTCTGCACAAAAAATGGCAAAG TCATATTGTCACGTCAGTTCGTGGAGATGACAAAAGCTCGCATCGAGGGGCTGCTGGCAGCGTTCCCCAAGCTGATGACGGCGGGCAAGCAGCACACCTATGTGGAAACGGACTCGGTGCGCTATGTTTATCAGCCAATGGAGAAGCTCTATATGCTGCTCATCACCACAAAGGCCAGCAACATACTTGAGGATCTGGAGACGCTGCGCCTCTTCTCCAAAGTG ATACCCGAATACAGTCACTCGCTTGATGAAAAGGAGATTGTGGAGAATGCCTTCAATTTGATCTTTGCTTTCGATGAAATCGTTGCCTTGGGCTACAGGGAGAGCGTTAATCTGGCGCAGATCAAGACCTTCGTGGAGATGGACTCGCACGAAGAGAAGGTCTACCAAGCGGTGCGTCAAACTCAGGAGCGTGAGGCGCGTCAGAAGATGCGTGAGAAGGCCAAGGAGCTGCAACGCATACGCATGGAGTCCATTAAACGTGGTGGCCCATCCTCGGGTGGTTTGGGTGGACGCAGCGGTGGCTTCAGCTCCGACAGCTTCGGCAGCAGCGGTGTCAGCAGCGTCAGcagtggcggcggcggcggtggcaatgTGGGTGCACCATCGATTGAAATGGACAACAAACCTCTGGCCAGCAAGACGGCACA AAAGCCCGTGTCACGCAATGCTCTCAAGCTGGGCGGCAAGTCTAAGGATGTGGATAGCTTTGTGGATCAGTTGAAGAGCGAGGGCGAAAAGATTGCCAGTCTGGCaccagctgctgccgctggtGGTGCCGGAGCAGCGGCCAGTGCCAGTGCTGCCGCCAAGGCCAAAATCTCAGCGGATATTCATACCGAAAG CGTTCATCTCAAAATGGAGGATAAGCTGGTGGTGCGTCTGGGACGCGATGGTGGCGTTCAGCAATTCGAATTGACCGGTCTGCTAACGCTGCGCATTACGGACGAGAATTTGGGACGCATTAAGGTGAAACTGGCCAACAACGATACGCAGGGCATACAGATGCAGACGCATCCCAATGTCGACAAGGAGCTGTTCAAGACACGCGCTATGATTGGCCTCAAGAATCCGGCTAAACCTTTTCCGCTCAACACCGATGTGGGTGTGCTCAAGTGGCGTTTCATCACACAGGACGAATCGGCTATTCCACTGACCA TCAATTGCTGGCCATCGGATAATGGCGAAGGTGGCTGCGACGTTAACATTGAATACGAACTGGAGGCACAACATTTGGAGCTGCAGGACGTGGCCATTGTCATACCATTGCC GTTGAATGTGCAACCATCGGTGGCCGAATATGATGGCACCTACAACTATGATTCACGCAAGCATGTGCTGCAGTGGCACATTCCCGTCATCGATGCCGCCAACAAATCCGGCTCGATGGAATTCAGCTGCAGTGCCTCCATACCGGGTGATTTCTTCCCGCTGCAGGTGTCGTTCGTTTCCAAAACACCGTATGCGGCCATCAGTGCGCAGGATGTTGTCCAGGTGGATAATGATACGTCCGTCAAGTATTCAAGCGAAACGATTTTGTTTGTGgagaaatatgaaattgtttAA
- the LOC132795493 gene encoding uncharacterized protein LOC132795493 — translation MEQQLEKVLNEIVTQQDTVGALLANRQGLCLGAKGNINPNVSGIGMAISEQVAKLEPNSSVPATICLYSGSKRCVIQKDGEITGIIYKQATTGSTAASN, via the exons ATGGAGCAGCAACTGGAAAAAGTGTTGAACGAAAT TGTCACACAACAGGATACTGTGGGTGCATTGCTAGCAAATCGACAGGGGCTTTGTCTGGGCG CCAAGGGCAACATTAATCCCAATGTTTCGGGCATCGGCATGGCCATCTCGGAGCAGGTAGCGAAGCTGGAGCCTAACAGCAGTGTGCCGGCGACCATTTGCCTTTACAGTGGCTCCAA GCGCTGTGTTATACAAAAGGATGGCGAGATAACAGGCATCATTTATAAGCAGGCCACAACAGGGTCGACTGCGGCCAGCAATTAG